The following coding sequences are from one Streptomyces sp. V3I7 window:
- the hisC gene encoding histidinol-phosphate transaminase — translation MSETSPKLRAELEGIPTYKPGRPAAAGGPVAYKLSSNENPYPPLPGVMESVTAAASAFNRYPDMGCSALMEELAERFGVPITHLATGTGSVGVAQQLVQATSGPGDEVIYAWRSFEAYPIITQISGARPVQVPLTPGDVHDLDAMADAITDRTRLIFVCNPNNPTGTVVRRAELERFLDRVPRDVLVVLDEAYREFIRDPEVPDGVEIYRERPNVCVLRTFSKAYGLAGLRVGFAIAHEPVAAALRKTAVPFGVSQLAQDAAVASLRCEDELLGRVGSLVCERTRVVDALRAQGWTVPETHANFVWLRLGESTAPFAAACEEHGVVVRPFPGEGVRVTIGESEANDIFLKVTEAFRKDL, via the coding sequence GTGAGCGAGACGAGCCCGAAGCTGCGCGCCGAGCTGGAGGGTATCCCCACGTACAAGCCGGGCAGGCCCGCCGCGGCCGGCGGCCCGGTCGCCTACAAGCTGTCCTCCAACGAGAACCCGTATCCGCCGCTGCCGGGGGTCATGGAGTCCGTGACCGCGGCCGCCTCCGCCTTCAACCGCTACCCGGACATGGGGTGCAGCGCTCTGATGGAGGAGCTGGCGGAGCGTTTCGGCGTCCCGATCACGCACCTGGCCACCGGCACCGGTTCGGTCGGCGTCGCCCAGCAGCTGGTCCAGGCCACCAGCGGCCCCGGTGACGAGGTCATCTACGCCTGGCGGTCCTTCGAGGCCTACCCGATCATCACCCAGATCAGCGGCGCCCGGCCGGTCCAGGTGCCGCTGACGCCGGGCGATGTGCACGACCTGGACGCGATGGCGGACGCCATCACCGACCGGACGCGCCTGATCTTCGTCTGCAACCCCAACAACCCGACGGGCACGGTGGTCCGGCGGGCGGAGCTGGAGCGCTTCCTCGACCGGGTCCCCCGGGACGTTCTGGTGGTGCTGGACGAGGCCTACCGGGAGTTCATCCGCGATCCCGAGGTGCCGGACGGCGTGGAGATCTACCGGGAGCGGCCCAACGTCTGTGTGCTGCGGACCTTTTCGAAGGCGTACGGCCTCGCCGGGCTGCGCGTCGGTTTCGCCATCGCGCACGAGCCGGTGGCGGCGGCGCTGCGCAAGACGGCCGTGCCGTTCGGTGTGAGCCAGCTCGCGCAGGACGCGGCGGTCGCCTCGCTGCGCTGTGAGGACGAACTGCTCGGCCGCGTCGGCTCGTTGGTGTGCGAGCGCACGCGCGTGGTCGACGCGCTGCGCGCCCAGGGCTGGACCGTGCCCGAGACTCACGCCAACTTCGTCTGGCTGCGGCTGGGGGAGAGCACGGCGCCCTTCGCGGCGGCGTGCGAGGAGCATGGCGTCGTGGTCCGGCCGTTCCCGGGCGAGGGCGTGCGGGTGACGATCGGCGAGAGCGAGGCGAACGACATCTTCCTGAAGGTGACGGAAGCTTTCCGCAAGGACCTCTGA
- a CDS encoding LacI family DNA-binding transcriptional regulator → MTAAGKHQVSRAETSRRGSRPGRAGIRDVAAAAGVSITTVSDALNGKGRLPDATRRHVREVADRLGYRPSAAARTLRTGKSGLIGLTVTTYGDEPFTFTEFAYFAEMARAATSAALARGYALVILPATSRHDVWSNVALDGTVVIDPSDHDPVVSELVRQGLPVVSDGRPAGSLPVTAWVDNDHEAAVLGILDHLADAGARRIGLLTGTTTDTYTHLSTTAYLHWCERVGQDPVYEAYPAHDPCAGAVAADRLLARPDRPDAVYGLFDPNGTDLLAAARRYGLRVPDDLLLVCCSESTVYANTEPPITTLSLKPRRIGTAVVQLLIDAIEGVDSDQPVEQVIPTELIVRTSSQRRSPRTTVSPPRTSDDT, encoded by the coding sequence ATGACAGCAGCAGGGAAGCACCAGGTGAGCCGAGCGGAAACCTCACGTCGAGGCAGCCGGCCGGGCCGGGCGGGCATCAGAGACGTGGCCGCCGCCGCCGGGGTCTCCATCACGACCGTCTCCGATGCCCTCAACGGCAAGGGCCGGCTCCCGGACGCCACCCGGCGCCACGTCCGCGAGGTCGCCGACCGGCTGGGGTACAGACCCTCGGCCGCCGCCCGCACCCTCCGTACCGGCAAGTCGGGCCTGATCGGCCTGACCGTGACGACGTACGGGGATGAACCTTTCACCTTCACGGAGTTCGCGTACTTCGCGGAGATGGCCCGGGCCGCCACCTCGGCCGCGCTCGCCCGCGGCTACGCCCTCGTCATCCTGCCCGCCACCTCACGCCACGACGTGTGGTCCAACGTCGCCCTGGACGGCACGGTCGTCATCGATCCCTCCGACCATGACCCGGTCGTCAGCGAACTGGTCCGCCAGGGCTTACCGGTCGTCTCCGACGGCCGCCCGGCCGGCTCGCTGCCGGTCACCGCCTGGGTCGACAACGACCACGAGGCCGCCGTACTCGGCATCCTCGACCATCTCGCCGACGCGGGCGCCCGCCGGATCGGACTGCTCACCGGGACCACGACGGACACCTACACCCACCTGTCCACCACCGCCTACCTGCACTGGTGCGAGCGGGTCGGGCAGGACCCGGTGTACGAGGCCTACCCCGCGCACGACCCGTGCGCGGGCGCTGTCGCCGCCGACCGGCTGCTGGCCCGCCCGGACCGCCCTGACGCCGTCTACGGCCTGTTCGACCCCAACGGCACCGACCTCCTCGCCGCCGCCCGCCGCTACGGGCTGCGCGTACCGGACGACCTGCTGCTGGTGTGCTGCAGCGAGTCCACCGTGTACGCCAACACCGAGCCGCCCATCACCACGCTCTCGCTCAAGCCGCGCCGGATCGGCACGGCGGTGGTCCAGCTCCTCATCGACGCCATCGAGGGGGTCGACTCGGACCAGCCGGTCGAGCAGGTGATACCGACCGAGCTGATCGTCCGCACCTCGTCCCAGCGCCGCTCGCCCCGTACGACGGTGAGCCCGCCGCGGACATCGGACGACACGTAG
- a CDS encoding metallophosphoesterase family protein, whose translation MTQGAGQGPVAERTATTLRDFRVPAYVHETGPYAHGAILGVDVTRVDEDQPEGYPPPQRDLPVDLGDTLEMPVETAADPAAQPSEGTGPLYVVGDVHGYLDELLAALREKGLIDSDAQWCAGDARLWFLGDFTDRGPDGIGVIDLVMRLSAEAAAAGGYCKALMGNHELLLLGAKRFSDAPVNSAAGTATFQAAWLLNGGQKTDMDRLQDHHLQWMARLDAIEEVDGHLLVHSDTTAYLDYGDSIEAVNDTVRETLTRNDVIECWDLFRKFTKRFSFRDEGGADAVRSLLDTYGGTRIVHGHSPIPYLTGEAGAEDGEADAGPVVERPHVYAEGLAIAMDGGVTMAGKLLVQQLPLDI comes from the coding sequence ATGACTCAGGGGGCCGGTCAGGGACCCGTAGCGGAGCGGACGGCGACGACGTTGCGCGACTTCCGGGTACCCGCGTACGTCCACGAGACCGGTCCGTACGCCCACGGTGCCATCCTCGGTGTCGATGTGACGCGCGTCGACGAGGACCAGCCGGAGGGCTACCCACCCCCGCAGCGCGACCTGCCGGTCGACCTGGGAGACACGCTCGAGATGCCCGTCGAGACGGCCGCGGATCCCGCCGCGCAGCCCTCGGAGGGCACCGGCCCGCTGTACGTGGTCGGCGACGTGCACGGCTATCTCGACGAGCTGCTCGCCGCGCTCCGGGAGAAGGGCCTGATCGACTCCGACGCCCAGTGGTGCGCGGGCGACGCCCGGCTGTGGTTCCTCGGCGACTTCACCGATCGGGGCCCGGACGGCATCGGCGTCATCGACCTCGTCATGCGGCTGTCCGCCGAGGCCGCGGCGGCCGGCGGTTACTGCAAGGCGCTCATGGGAAACCACGAGCTGCTGCTGCTCGGCGCCAAGCGGTTCAGCGACGCCCCCGTCAACTCCGCCGCGGGCACCGCCACCTTCCAGGCCGCCTGGCTGCTCAACGGCGGCCAGAAGACCGATATGGACCGCCTTCAGGACCACCACCTCCAGTGGATGGCGCGGCTGGACGCCATCGAGGAGGTGGACGGCCACCTGCTCGTCCACTCCGACACCACCGCCTACCTCGACTACGGCGACTCCATCGAGGCGGTCAACGACACCGTCCGCGAGACGCTCACGCGCAACGACGTGATCGAGTGCTGGGACCTGTTCCGCAAGTTCACCAAGCGTTTCTCCTTCCGGGACGAGGGAGGCGCGGACGCCGTCCGTTCCCTGCTCGATACGTACGGCGGCACCCGGATCGTTCACGGCCACAGCCCGATTCCCTATCTGACGGGCGAGGCCGGCGCCGAGGACGGCGAGGCGGACGCGGGCCCGGTCGTCGAACGGCCGCACGTCTACGCCGAGGGGCTCGCCATCGCGATGGACGGCGGAGTGACCATGGCCGGAAAGCTGCTGGTTCAGCAACTTCCCCTGGATATCTGA
- the thiC gene encoding phosphomethylpyrimidine synthase ThiC has product MTIKDARTPASVQDEQSPEAGKSIGWHKGYVAGSRPDLRVPVRQVHLTNGQSVTLYDTSGPYTDPHVETDVRRGLAPLRENWITARGDTEEYAGRPVRPEDDGIKHTSPRGGLRNLDAVFPGRPRQPRRGRDGAAVTQLAYAKRGEITPEMEFVALRENVSPEVVREEIAAGRAVLPANVNHPEIEPMIIGKRFLVKVNANIGNSAVTSSIEEEVEKMTWATRWGADTVMDLSTGRNIHTTREWVLRNSPVPIGTVPLYQALEKVDGKAEELTWEIYKDTVIEQAEQGVDYMTVHAGVRLPYVPLTANRKTGIVSRGGSIMAAWCLAHHKESFLYENFEELCEILAAYDVTYSLGDGLRPGSIADANDEAQFAELRTLGELNRIARRFDVQTMIEGPGHVPMHKIKENIDLQQEICDEAPFYTLGPLTTDVAPAYDHITSGIGAAMIAWWGTAMLCYVTPKEHLGLPNRDDVKTGVITYKIAAHAADLAKGHPGAQEWDDALSDARFEFRWEDQFNLALDPDTAREFHDETLPAEPAKTAHFCSMCGPKFCSMKISQDIRREHGGARAEIEEGMARKSEEFAAAGNRVYLPIAD; this is encoded by the coding sequence ATGACCATCAAGGACGCACGCACGCCTGCCTCCGTCCAGGACGAACAGTCCCCGGAGGCCGGGAAGTCCATCGGCTGGCACAAGGGGTATGTCGCGGGCTCCCGCCCCGACCTGCGCGTGCCGGTCCGTCAGGTGCATCTCACCAACGGGCAGTCGGTCACGCTGTACGACACCTCCGGCCCGTACACCGATCCGCACGTCGAGACCGATGTCCGGCGCGGCCTGGCGCCGCTGCGGGAGAACTGGATCACAGCCCGAGGCGACACCGAGGAGTACGCGGGACGCCCCGTCCGGCCCGAGGACGACGGCATCAAGCACACCTCGCCACGCGGCGGACTGCGCAACCTGGACGCGGTTTTCCCCGGGCGGCCACGGCAGCCACGCCGCGGTCGTGACGGGGCCGCGGTCACCCAGCTCGCGTACGCGAAGCGCGGCGAGATCACGCCCGAGATGGAGTTCGTGGCGCTTCGCGAGAACGTCTCTCCGGAGGTCGTCCGCGAGGAGATCGCGGCGGGACGGGCGGTGCTGCCCGCCAACGTCAACCACCCGGAGATCGAGCCGATGATCATCGGTAAGCGATTCCTGGTGAAGGTCAACGCCAACATCGGCAACTCGGCGGTGACGTCCTCCATCGAGGAGGAGGTCGAGAAGATGACCTGGGCGACCCGCTGGGGCGCCGACACGGTCATGGACTTGTCCACCGGCCGCAACATCCACACCACCCGCGAGTGGGTGCTGCGCAACTCCCCCGTTCCCATCGGTACGGTGCCGCTCTATCAGGCCCTGGAGAAGGTCGACGGCAAGGCCGAGGAACTGACCTGGGAGATCTACAAGGACACGGTCATCGAGCAGGCCGAGCAGGGCGTGGACTACATGACGGTCCACGCGGGCGTGCGCCTGCCGTACGTGCCGCTCACCGCGAACCGCAAGACGGGCATCGTCTCGCGGGGCGGCTCGATCATGGCCGCGTGGTGCCTGGCGCACCACAAGGAATCATTCCTCTACGAGAACTTCGAGGAACTCTGCGAGATCCTCGCCGCCTACGACGTCACCTACTCGCTGGGCGACGGTCTGCGGCCCGGCTCGATCGCGGACGCCAACGACGAGGCGCAGTTCGCGGAATTGCGGACGCTCGGGGAACTCAACCGGATCGCCAGGCGTTTCGATGTACAGACGATGATCGAGGGCCCGGGACATGTCCCGATGCACAAGATCAAGGAGAACATCGACCTTCAGCAGGAGATCTGTGATGAAGCTCCGTTCTATACCCTTGGCCCGCTGACGACGGACGTCGCGCCGGCGTACGACCACATCACCTCCGGCATCGGTGCCGCGATGATCGCCTGGTGGGGCACGGCCATGCTCTGCTATGTCACGCCCAAGGAGCACTTGGGCCTGCCCAACCGTGACGACGTCAAGACCGGCGTCATCACCTACAAGATCGCCGCCCACGCAGCCGACCTCGCCAAGGGGCACCCAGGTGCGCAGGAGTGGGACGACGCTTTGTCCGACGCCCGGTTCGAGTTCCGGTGGGAGGACCAGTTCAACCTCGCCCTGGACCCGGACACGGCACGGGAGTTCCACGACGAGACCCTGCCGGCCGAGCCTGCCAAGACGGCTCACTTCTGCTCGATGTGCGGGCCGAAGTTCTGCAGCATGAAGATCTCGCAGGACATCCGCCGCGAACACGGCGGCGCTCGGGCCGAGATCGAGGAGGGCATGGCCCGGAAGTCGGAGGAGTTCGCGGCGGCCGGAAACCGCGTGTACCTGCCGATCGCCGACTGA
- a CDS encoding YibE/F family protein, translating to MTTTQQPPYPPPEPPRRHGPGPGDGHQHAGAGPGGAQGHGQRHGPSSGHGHDHGPAGGHGHGHGPAPGRGHGHSHSHSHGPAAPVSKHLRKVIAAILIPFTAAVVVGLVVLWPGGAPPHERTGVGFDRQTQQASVTKVVEVSCKSVNASGSAAPSGDVSAPDGNSPQQQADGICKKATVRVDTGKDTGRTFTEIVRPDQTRQLHEGQKVVVAYEPAAPKELQYAVTDVNRQFPMALLAGIFALAVVVVGRMRGVMALVALAVSFLLLTLFILPAILQGSNPLLVAVVGSSAIMLIALYMCHGLSARTSVAVLGTLVSLSLIGVLGSGFIGWAALTGNTDDNTGLIHGLYPSIDMSGLLLAGVIIGSLGVLDDVTVTQTSAVWELHEANPTMGWRGLYRAGIRIGRDHIASVVNTLVLAYAGAALPLLLLFSIARSSVGAVAGSELVAEEIVRTLVGSIGLVASVPVTTALAALVVSADRPGQQPAPAAQATAAANGGGRGRRRKR from the coding sequence GTGACCACGACGCAGCAGCCTCCGTACCCGCCGCCTGAGCCACCGCGCCGACACGGTCCCGGACCGGGCGACGGACACCAGCACGCGGGCGCGGGACCAGGGGGCGCCCAGGGGCACGGGCAGAGGCACGGGCCCTCAAGCGGCCATGGGCACGACCACGGTCCTGCCGGTGGCCACGGGCACGGACACGGCCCTGCGCCGGGCCGCGGTCACGGCCACTCACACAGTCACAGTCACGGCCCCGCCGCGCCCGTGTCCAAGCATCTGCGCAAGGTCATCGCGGCCATCCTGATCCCGTTCACCGCAGCCGTCGTCGTGGGGCTCGTGGTGCTCTGGCCAGGCGGTGCCCCACCGCACGAGCGCACCGGCGTCGGCTTCGACCGGCAGACGCAGCAGGCCTCGGTCACCAAGGTCGTCGAGGTGAGCTGCAAGTCGGTGAACGCCTCGGGGTCGGCCGCCCCGTCGGGCGATGTCTCCGCTCCCGACGGCAACTCACCCCAGCAGCAGGCGGACGGCATCTGCAAGAAGGCCACCGTCCGCGTCGATACCGGCAAGGACACGGGCCGTACGTTCACGGAGATCGTGCGCCCGGACCAGACGCGCCAGCTGCACGAGGGCCAGAAGGTCGTGGTCGCGTACGAGCCCGCGGCGCCCAAGGAACTCCAGTACGCGGTCACCGATGTGAACCGGCAGTTCCCGATGGCTCTGCTCGCCGGCATCTTCGCGCTCGCCGTCGTGGTGGTGGGCCGGATGCGCGGCGTCATGGCGCTGGTCGCACTCGCCGTCAGCTTCCTGCTGCTGACCCTCTTCATCCTGCCCGCGATCCTGCAGGGCTCGAACCCCCTGCTCGTGGCGGTGGTCGGGTCGAGCGCCATCATGCTGATCGCCCTCTACATGTGCCACGGCCTGTCGGCACGCACGTCGGTGGCGGTCCTGGGCACGCTCGTCTCGCTGTCGCTGATCGGCGTCCTCGGCTCGGGATTCATCGGCTGGGCCGCGCTGACCGGCAACACGGACGACAACACCGGCCTGATCCACGGGCTGTACCCGTCCATCGACATGAGCGGTCTGCTGCTCGCCGGCGTCATCATCGGTTCGCTGGGTGTGCTCGACGATGTGACGGTGACCCAGACATCGGCCGTCTGGGAGCTGCACGAGGCCAATCCGACGATGGGCTGGCGCGGGCTGTACCGGGCCGGTATCCGCATCGGCCGGGACCACATCGCGTCCGTCGTCAACACCCTCGTCCTCGCCTACGCCGGTGCCGCCCTGCCCCTGCTGCTGCTCTTCTCGATCGCGCGCAGCAGTGTGGGGGCGGTCGCGGGCAGTGAGCTGGTGGCCGAGGAGATCGTGCGCACGCTGGTCGGCTCGATCGGCCTGGTCGCCTCGGTCCCGGTCACCACGGCGTTGGCAGCGCTCGTGGTCTCGGCGGACCGGCCCGGGCAGCAGCCGGCCCCGGCGGCGCAGGCCACCGCCGCGGCGAACGGCGGTGGCCGGGGCCGGCGCCGCAAGCGCTGA
- a CDS encoding SsgA family sporulation/cell division regulator translates to MRESVQAEVMMSFLVSEELSFRIPVELRYETCDPYAVRLTFHLPGDAPVTWAFGRELLIDGVGRPCGDGDVHIAPTDPEVLGEVLIRLQVGSDQAVFRSSAPPLVAFLDRTDKLVPLGQEGALADFDAHLEDALDRILAEEQSAG, encoded by the coding sequence ATGCGCGAGTCGGTACAGGCAGAGGTCATGATGAGCTTTCTCGTGTCCGAGGAGCTCTCCTTCCGCATCCCGGTGGAGTTGCGCTACGAGACCTGTGATCCCTACGCCGTGCGGCTCACCTTCCATTTGCCCGGGGATGCCCCCGTCACCTGGGCGTTCGGGCGTGAGCTGCTGATCGACGGGGTGGGCCGGCCGTGCGGGGACGGCGATGTGCACATCGCCCCCACGGATCCCGAGGTGCTCGGTGAGGTGCTGATCCGGCTTCAGGTGGGCAGCGACCAGGCCGTGTTCCGGTCCTCCGCGCCGCCGCTGGTGGCGTTCCTGGACCGTACGGACAAGCTGGTGCCGCTGGGCCAGGAAGGCGCGCTGGCGGACTTCGACGCCCACCTCGAGGATGCTCTGGACCGTATCCTGGCCGAGGAGCAGAGCGCCGGCTGA
- a CDS encoding IclR family transcriptional regulator has translation MATVDTGPAESHAPPARLRSATAPLQRTSPLAVPEQPSATLIGSVQRAMRLLESVAEHEHGAPAKQLARLTGIALPTAYHLLRTLVHEGYLRRDKGLFFLGEAAERLSSSGAKQKRRSTVASTLAHWRDSIGVPVYYAVYREGEIEVMCVSDTPGNPAVEEWADFRETGHAHAIGQCLLSQLDEEGRRDHLDRYPVQSITPYTVRDGHSLMRRLERMRRMETVTERQEYALGTACAAIPITVGTTAATMAISLPAHQADRLLPAVRQLQAEVGRHLGSLAISISI, from the coding sequence TTGGCCACGGTCGACACCGGACCCGCAGAATCGCACGCACCCCCTGCCCGGCTCCGCTCTGCCACAGCGCCCTTGCAGCGGACCTCCCCACTGGCCGTCCCGGAGCAGCCCTCCGCGACGCTCATCGGTTCGGTGCAGCGCGCCATGCGCCTGCTGGAATCGGTCGCCGAGCACGAGCACGGCGCCCCGGCCAAACAACTCGCGCGCCTGACCGGCATCGCGCTCCCGACGGCCTATCACCTGCTGCGTACCCTCGTGCACGAGGGCTATCTGCGGCGTGACAAGGGCCTGTTCTTCCTCGGTGAGGCCGCGGAGCGGCTGAGCAGCAGCGGCGCGAAGCAGAAACGTCGCAGCACGGTGGCCAGCACACTCGCCCACTGGCGGGATTCCATCGGGGTGCCGGTGTACTACGCGGTCTACCGCGAGGGCGAGATCGAGGTCATGTGCGTCTCCGACACACCGGGCAACCCGGCGGTAGAGGAATGGGCCGACTTCCGCGAGACGGGGCACGCGCACGCCATCGGCCAGTGCCTGCTGTCCCAACTGGACGAGGAGGGCCGCCGGGACCATCTCGACCGCTATCCGGTGCAGTCCATCACTCCGTACACCGTGCGCGACGGCCACAGCCTGATGCGGCGGCTGGAGCGGATGCGGCGGATGGAGACGGTGACGGAGCGGCAGGAGTACGCGCTGGGGACCGCCTGCGCCGCGATCCCGATCACGGTCGGCACCACGGCGGCCACGATGGCCATCTCGCTCCCCGCCCACCAGGCGGACCGGCTGCTGCCCGCCGTACGGCAGCTCCAGGCCGAGGTCGGGCGTCATCTGGGGTCACTGGCGATCTCTATCAGTATCTGA
- a CDS encoding DUF5326 family protein, which translates to MREIFAGLPWWVKWIAVPVIALVVFGGLIATVVGFVIALLFKALIFVALVGGLIWVVRKFTSNSSSRSDW; encoded by the coding sequence ATGCGAGAGATCTTCGCTGGACTGCCGTGGTGGGTGAAGTGGATCGCCGTGCCGGTCATCGCCCTGGTCGTCTTCGGCGGCCTGATAGCCACGGTGGTCGGCTTCGTGATCGCTCTGCTCTTCAAGGCGCTGATCTTCGTGGCGCTGGTCGGCGGACTGATCTGGGTGGTGCGGAAGTTCACCTCGAACTCCTCGTCGCGCAGCGACTGGTGA
- a CDS encoding cupin domain-containing protein gives MKAFRLDELETERAANEGAYLQFLRERNMSVGLYALDAGEHDPQKPHTQDEVYFVVSGRASITVGLETTQVARGSVIYVPAGVAHKFHHISEDLRVLVVFSPPEA, from the coding sequence ATGAAGGCATTCCGGTTGGACGAACTGGAGACGGAGCGGGCCGCGAACGAGGGGGCGTACCTGCAGTTCCTGCGGGAGCGGAACATGTCGGTCGGGCTGTACGCCCTCGACGCCGGCGAGCACGACCCGCAGAAGCCGCACACCCAGGACGAGGTGTACTTCGTCGTGAGCGGCCGCGCCTCGATCACGGTCGGCCTGGAGACCACGCAGGTCGCGCGCGGGAGCGTGATCTACGTGCCGGCCGGGGTCGCCCACAAGTTCCACCACATCAGCGAGGACCTGAGGGTCCTGGTGGTCTTCTCTCCGCCTGAGGCGTGA
- a CDS encoding phage holin family protein, whose protein sequence is MKNFLVKTIANAGALAVAVWLLDKITLTGSSTGAKTVTLIIVALVFGLVNFLVKPIVKLLTFPLFVLTLGLITLVVNALMLLLTSWVCDQIDVGFHVDGFWTAVLGGLIISVVSWALNLVLPDGKD, encoded by the coding sequence ATGAAGAATTTCCTAGTCAAGACGATCGCCAACGCGGGGGCCCTGGCCGTCGCCGTATGGCTGCTCGACAAGATCACGCTCACCGGGAGCAGCACCGGCGCGAAGACCGTCACGCTGATCATCGTCGCTCTGGTCTTCGGCCTGGTGAACTTCCTGGTCAAGCCGATCGTGAAGCTGCTGACGTTCCCGCTGTTCGTCCTGACGCTCGGCCTGATCACCCTGGTGGTCAACGCCCTGATGCTGCTGCTGACCTCATGGGTGTGCGACCAGATCGACGTGGGCTTCCACGTGGACGGCTTCTGGACCGCCGTCCTCGGCGGCCTGATCATCTCGGTCGTCTCCTGGGCGCTCAACCTCGTCCTGCCCGACGGCAAGGACTGA
- a CDS encoding low molecular weight protein-tyrosine-phosphatase, with protein MTYRVCLVCTGNICRSPMAESVLRALVAEADLADRIEIDSAGTGGWHEGDGADPRTVSVLEENGYGSGHTARQFQASWFSRLDLVIALDAGHLKALRRLAPTEEDACKVRLLRSYDPAAGGDLDVPDPYYGGMDGFEDCLGMVERASVGLLAAVREELEGRAA; from the coding sequence ATGACCTACCGCGTCTGTCTCGTCTGCACCGGCAACATCTGCCGCTCGCCGATGGCCGAGTCGGTCCTGCGCGCCCTCGTCGCCGAGGCGGATCTCGCGGACCGCATCGAGATCGACAGCGCCGGCACCGGCGGCTGGCACGAGGGCGACGGCGCCGACCCGCGCACGGTGTCCGTACTGGAGGAGAACGGCTACGGCAGCGGCCACACCGCCCGCCAGTTCCAGGCGTCGTGGTTCTCCCGCCTCGACCTGGTGATCGCCCTGGACGCCGGCCACCTCAAGGCGCTGCGCCGCCTCGCCCCCACGGAGGAGGACGCGTGCAAGGTGCGGCTGCTCCGCTCCTACGACCCCGCCGCCGGTGGCGACCTCGACGTACCCGACCCGTACTACGGGGGGATGGACGGCTTCGAGGACTGCCTCGGCATGGTGGAGAGGGCGAGCGTCGGACTGCTCGCCGCCGTACGGGAGGAACTGGAGGGACGGGCCGCATGA
- a CDS encoding cystathionine gamma-lyase, which yields MSDSAMDHGSAGEGTRAVRAGLPEPVKHEPTLPGPVFAAHFHLPGEVTGPYAYGRDDNPTWTLLERAIGELEAPGRDDAETLVFASGMAAISAVLFSQLRAGDTVVLPSDGYQVLPLVRAQLEAYGIEVRTAPTGGDAQLDALDGARLLWIETPSNPGLDVCDIRRLAEAAHARGVLVAVDNTLATPLGQRPLELGADFSVASGTKQLTGHGDVLLGYVVGRDAEAMGAVRRWRKIVGAISGPMEAWLAHRSIATLQLRVDRQNATALTVAHALRERPEVTGLRYPGLPDDPSHKIASQQMRRYGSVVSFTLPSRARAERFLQALRLVEDATSFGGVRSTAERRGRWGGDAVPEGFIRLSVGAEDAEDLVADVLRALDESAE from the coding sequence ATGAGCGACAGCGCCATGGACCACGGATCCGCCGGTGAGGGCACGCGGGCGGTCCGCGCCGGACTGCCCGAGCCGGTCAAGCACGAGCCGACGCTGCCCGGTCCGGTCTTCGCCGCTCACTTCCACCTGCCCGGCGAGGTGACGGGGCCGTACGCCTACGGCCGCGACGACAACCCGACCTGGACGCTGCTGGAGCGCGCCATCGGCGAGCTGGAGGCGCCCGGGCGGGACGACGCCGAGACGCTCGTGTTCGCCTCGGGCATGGCCGCGATCTCCGCGGTGCTGTTCTCCCAGTTGCGCGCGGGGGACACGGTCGTGCTGCCCTCGGACGGCTACCAGGTGCTGCCCCTGGTGCGGGCCCAGCTGGAGGCGTACGGCATCGAGGTGCGCACCGCGCCGACGGGCGGCGACGCGCAGCTCGACGCCCTCGACGGCGCGAGGCTGCTGTGGATCGAGACGCCGTCGAACCCCGGGCTCGACGTGTGCGACATCCGCAGGCTCGCCGAGGCCGCCCACGCGCGCGGGGTCCTCGTCGCCGTCGACAACACGCTCGCGACGCCGCTCGGGCAACGCCCACTGGAGTTGGGCGCCGACTTCTCCGTGGCGAGCGGCACCAAGCAGCTCACCGGCCACGGGGACGTCCTCCTCGGTTACGTCGTGGGCCGCGACGCCGAGGCGATGGGCGCCGTACGCCGCTGGCGCAAGATCGTGGGGGCGATATCCGGTCCCATGGAGGCCTGGCTCGCGCACCGCTCCATCGCCACGCTCCAACTGCGCGTGGACCGGCAGAACGCGACCGCCCTCACCGTCGCCCACGCCCTGCGCGAGCGGCCCGAGGTGACCGGGCTGCGCTACCCGGGGCTGCCCGACGACCCCTCGCACAAGATCGCCTCGCAGCAGATGCGCCGCTACGGCTCGGTGGTCTCCTTCACGCTGCCCTCGCGCGCGCGGGCCGAGCGTTTCCTTCAGGCCCTGCGGCTGGTGGAGGACGCGACGAGCTTCGGCGGCGTGCGTTCCACGGCGGAACGGCGCGGCCGCTGGGGCGGAGACGCGGTGCCGGAGGGCTTCATCCGCCTGTCGGTGGGAGCCGAGGACGCCGAGGATCTGGTGGCCGATGTGCTTCGGGCGCTGGACGAGTCGGCGGAATGA